TGAAGGAGAGAAAGTATATAGTCAAATGGGAGAAATAGATATCCTAGAATTAAGAAAGGCTATTGCTGATAATATTGGCAGGTACTTTGATTAAAAAGCCATTCTAAATACTTCTTAATTTGAGCCAACTTTAACAGAGTTGGCTCTTTTTTTTACCGTAAAATAACTTTTTCACAGCACCCTATTTTAGTACTCCGCTACATCATGTCTACGATCTGAGAATTTTAGGATTCTCAAACAAATATTTTGCACCTACAACTTGGCATTTTCGTCTTTCCAGAAAATCACCCATAAGCTATATACGCAACACTGTGAGTATTATTAGAAAAAATTGTACAATCAATATATTCGTCTAGGTTTATATGTTTATTTCAAACACCATATCATAATTTATAAACCTTCCAGAGATTTATTTTTTGGAAATAAAACAACTCTATTTCTATGAAAAAAAACGGACTAACCAAATCCGATAGTTTCTTCATAACGAAGACACTACAGTCTCTTTTAGAGAAATGCGGCTTTGTGCTGCTTATTTTTGGCGTAGCTTTGCAATCGGTTGCACAAATCACAGGTACCGTAGGTGGAGATGATACTCCGGAGCTTCCTGGTGTAAGTGTAGTAGTAAAAGGAACTACTACCGGAACAACCACCGATTTTAACGGAAAGTATAGTATAAATGCTCCGGCAAATTCGACATTGACTTTCTCATTCGTAGGTTACTTAGCTCAAGAAATTGTAGTAGGTAATCAATCCGTAATTAACGTATCACTTAACACAGATGCCGCTTCTTTAGAAGAGGTAATTGTGGTAGGTTATGGTACGCAGAAAAAAAGCCAGACTACGGGGGCAATTTCACAAGTTACCGCAAAGCAAATTAGCGAAATGCCACTTACCAATGTGGCCCAAGCTTTACAGGGAAGAGTAGCTGGTGTAGACGTATCTCAATCTGGAAGTAAGCCAGGCTCTACTCCTAAAATATTGATAAGAGGTAGAAGGTCTTTCCAGGCAAACAATGACCCTCTTTATGTGGTAGACGGAATACCTCTAGCTGGTGGGTATGAAGATTTCAATCCTAATGATGTTCAATCTTTAGAAATCTTAAAAGATGCCACTGCTACCGCCATTTATGGTGCCAGAGGAGCAAACGGTGTGGTTCTTATCACCACCAAAAGAGGTGCTGTTAAGGGTAAAACTACCGTTTCTTACGATACTTATTTTGGTCAATCCCAAGCTTTAGATAAAATTGAAATTTTCGATGGAGCTGAATTTGCGGAATACGTTAGAGAAGCTTATAGATCTACAGGTATCTATACAGACGCCAACGGAGTCGTTGTTCCTACCGGACAATCTACACTGGAAGCAGATAAGAAAATTGCGGTATTAGGAGGAGACCCAAATGTGGCTGCTGGAATAGCAGCGGGAAGGAATACAAACTATCAAGATTTCATTTTGAAGAACGGTTTTATACAAAGTCACTCTATTGGTATTCAAGGTGGAACTGACAAAACTCAATTCTATGTATCAGGTTCATTCTTTAAAGACAAAGGTATTTCTGAAGGTTTAGATTACACAAGATCCTCTTTAAGAGCAAACGTAGACCATAACATCAACAAATCAGTTAAAATAGGCTTATCCTCTTACATGATGCTATCTGACAGGAATGGTGAAAACCTAAATCCGTATAGCTACACTTTAAATCAAAATCCTTTAGGTGCTCCATATGATGATGAAGGAAACATAATTTTCTCTCCTACTAATGACGCTCTATTAACCAACCCATTAGCGGAAATAGTACCCGGTGCTCAAATTGATAATACAAAATCCTACAGAGTTTTCAACAGTCTGTTCACTGAAGTTAAAATCATGGATGGCTTAAAATACAGATTGAACTTTGGTCCAGACATTGATATTTCAAGGAGTGGCCGTTTCATTGGCTCCGAAACTAATGCAAGAAAAGGCGGAGACCCACAAGCTAGTAGTTCAAATAGATTTTCTTTCAATTATACCTTAGAAAATATACTATCATATACTAAATCCTTCGGTAAGCATAACTTTTCAGCTACCGCACTTCATTCTATTCAGAAAGACCGTTTTGAGTTTTACGGTACAAACGTTCAAGGCATTCCAGCAGAATCACAAGAGTATTTCAACTTTGGCAATGCTAGCTCAGTTACTGGTGTATCTAGTGATTTAATAGAGTGGACAATCAACTCGTATATGGGTCGTGTAAACTATGACTTTAACGACAAGTACCTTCTTACCTTAACCATACGTCGTGACGGTTCTAGCCGATTTGGCGAAAACACCAAATATGGTAACTTCCCAGGTGTAGCTGTAGGCTGGAATATCGGTAACGAAGCTTTTGGAAAAGAAATAACTTGGTTAGACCTTCTAAAATTAAGAGCAGGATGGGGTAAAGTAGGAAACCAAGCTGTATCTCCTTACCAAACTCAAGGTTTGTTAAGCAGAACTGCATATGCATGGGATAATACTGCAGCGTTTGGCTACAGACCAAGCACTATTGGAAACCCAGATCTTAGGTGGGAGAGTTCGGCCACAGCCAATATTGGTTTAGACTTCAGCATGTGGAGAGGAAGACTACAGGGCTCTTTAGAACTATATCAATCCAATACTACTGCATTACTTTTGGCAGACCAACTTCCTGGCTCTATTGGCTTTAGTCAAGTTACTAAAAACGTAGGAGAAACAAGGAATAGAGGTATTGAATTAGGTTTTACTACTGTTAACGTAAATTCTAACTCAGGTTTCAAATGGACTACCGACGTTCAGTTTACTAAAAACAAAGAGGCTATTATAGAGCTTTACAATGGCAAAATAGACGACATCGGTAACAGATGGTTTATAGGTCAACCTTTAAACTCCTTCTATGACTATAAAAAAGCTGGAATTTGGCAGCTAGGTCAGGAAGAAGAAGCTAAATCTTATGGCTCAGCAGTAGGCCAAATAAGAGTTCAAGACACCAATAATGACGGTGTAATTAATGCTGACGACCGTGTTATCATTGGCTCTGATGTTCCCGACTTCTCCGCTGGACTCACAAACAGGTTCTCGTATAAGAACATTGATTTATCTTTCTTCTTATTCGGAAGGTTTGGCAACACTATAGTGAGTGGATTTCACCAAAGTCAAAACGCATTGGCAGGAAGGTACCAGCAAATCAAGGTTGATTACTGGACTCCTCTCAATCCTACTAATGAATTTCCTCAACCAAAGAGTACTCAAGAATTCCCCGTGTATAACACTACTTTGATATACTTCGACGGTTCTTTTGTCAAGCTGAGAAACATAAACGTTGGTTATTCTTTAAACGAGTCTCTTGCTAATAAACTAGGCATGGAATCTTTAAGACTCTTCTCTTCTATTCAGCAGCCAGCCATTTGGTCTGAATTCAGAAACAAGTATAACGGGGTAGACCCAGAAGCCACTATTTCTTCGGCTACTACTAACCCTATAACAGCGATAAACAATGGCGTAACACCGGCAACCAAGGTGTTTACTTTCGGACTTAACGCCAAATTCTAATTTTACAAACTCTAAAAAATTGAAGAAAATGAAATTAAATAATATAATAAAACCTGTAAAATTGTTAGCCTTGGCAGCTTTACTTCTACCTGCTCAGTCTTGCGAAGATGTGCTGGATGAAGTAGTAGTCTCTGGTATTGGCAATAATTATATCAATACTCCAAAAGGATTTGAAGATGCCGTAAATGCAGCCTACTCCACTTTAAGATATTGGTATGGCACGCAGCAAGGCCTAACACTTACAGAATACGGAACAGACATATACGCCACAGGTGCAGATGGAGGCTATAAAGGGTTTCACTTTTACGATACCCAATTAAACCCTTCTGTAAACTATTTAGGCAATGTTTGGGACGAGCTTTACCGAGGCATCAATACTTGTAATGCCATAGTTGACAGAGCACCAGAATCTACTGTGGCGGCAGCAACAAAAACCATAAGAGTAGCAGAGGCAAAGTTTTTACGAGCTCATTACTACTTCATTTTGTTTCAACAATATGGTGGCGTTGATTTGAGATTATCGGAAACCCTCGCTCCTACAAAAACTACCACTAGAGCTAGTGATTCTGAAATGTATACCGCTATTATCTCTGATCTAGATGCAGCCATTGCGGACCTACCAGCTACACAAAGCCAATACGGTAGAGCCACAAAAGCTGCAGCAGAAATGGCCCTTGCTAAAGTATATTTAGCAAAAGCTTATTCATCTTCAAAATCGAACGATGATTTCAGCAAAGCGGCCACTTTAAGTCAAAGCGTTATCAATAACTATGGTTTTGCTCTTTTAGATGATTTTGCAAGTGTTTTTGATGAAAACAATCAAAAAAATTCTGAAATAGTATTTTCAGTGCAGTACACCTCAGACCCTCTTACCAACCTTACCAACAATACTGGTGCTGTAAATGGAGGAAATAACCTTCATTTATTCTTTGGTATGCAGTATGATGTTCAGTCTGGTATGCAGCGTGATATTTTTTATGGTCGTCCGTTTAAAAGATTAAGACCAACGACTTATGCTCTTGAAACTGTTTTTGGCGAAAGAGTAAATGACTCCAGATACAAAAAGACCTTTAGAGATACTTGGAAATCTAACAAACCGGGCACTTATAATTCGGCGTTTGACGATTCTAAAACAACCTTGAAATTCGCTTCTGGAGATACTACCATATTTATCCCAGGCTACGAAATGTCTAAAGAAGAAAGAGCTAAAAGACCATATCAAGTATTAAACCCTAGCCAGTACTCTGAATCTTTATATCCTACACTGATAAAATTCTTTGATACAAAAAGACCTGATATGACTTATGAATCAGGAAGTAGAGACTTTTTTGTATTTAGGTTAGCCGATGCTTATTTAATGCTAGCTGAAGCTCAACTAGGTGCAGGAAATATTCAAGATGCTACTGAGGCTATTAATATGGTTAGAAAAAGAGCAGGATGGCCAGGAAAAAAAGAAGCTATGGTAATCACCTCAGCCGAGATGAACATGACTATGCTTATGGAAGAAAGAGCAAGAGAACTTGCAGGTGAGCAAACAAGATGGATGGATTTAAAACGCTGGGGTAACTTAGTGGATAGAGTCAAATTATATAACCCACAAGCTGCAGATAACGTTGCCGCTATTCACCTTTTACGACCTATTCCTCAAACGCAGATTGATAGATCAGACGTAGGTGTTTTTAAACAAAATCCCGGATACTAACAGAGCAATCGGATTTTTTTAATTCCCTAAGAGACCTCGGCAATGCCGAGGTCTCTTTTTTTTATGTCCTTTCCAATAAAAACCATCGAATTTGGGTATCAAATCCCCATACTCATCTCCATTTTAACTACTTATGACCAATACTAAAAGGTAGTTATCTGTAGACCAAACCACAAATTAGAACATTTTCTAATACTATTATGATTTTGAAAAGGGTAAATAAGTCGGTCAAAGTGATTTTTCAGATTTCAAAAAGGTGTTTTTAGACTACTTCGATAAAATTTTTCTGTGTTTTTTTTGCATTTTCCTTACCCTACAAGTACCTTTCCAGTCGATAATGTTAAAAAAGGACTAATTCTCCTTGAAAACATTACATCTCAAACCATTTCATTTTTTTAAAACTTAACTCTATTTATTTATGAAAAAAATTAGACTCAGTAGTACTGCTGGCTCCTTTAAAACAAGGGTTTGGCAGTTCACTTTAGCTAGTAGCAGTGTAGTGCTACTTTTTTTACTGGCCTCTTTGCAATCGGTTGCACAGGTTACAGGAACAGTTGGCGGAGATGACACTCCGGAACTTCCAGGTGTTAGTGTAGTGGTAAAAGGTACTACGATAGGAACCACTACTGATATTAACGGAAAATACAGCATTGCTGCTCCATCAAACTCTACACTTACTTTCTCTTTTGTGGGTTACCTACCGCAGGAGGTTGTTGTTGGCAACCAATCTGTAATAAATGTAACACTTAACACGGATGCTGCCGCTTTAGAAGAGGTAGTAGTAGTAGGTTATGGTACAGTTAGAAAAAGTCAGCTTACTGGTGCTATTAGTACTGTAAAAGCAAAAGACATCACTGACTTACCTATTGAAAATACGCAGCAGGCTCTTCAAGGAAGAATTGCTGGTGTGGATGTAATGCAGGCAGGTAGTAAGCCAGGAACAGAACCTCGAGTAGTAATTCGTGGTCGTCGTTCTTTCGGTGCTTCTAACGACCCACTTTATGTATTAGATGGTATTCCATTAGCTACAGGAACTGGTGACATCAATCCTAATGATATCGCTTCTATGGAGGTATTGAAAGATGCATCGGCTACGGCTATTTATGGTGCTCGTGGGGCCAATGGTGTGGTACTTATTACTTCTAAAAGAGGTACTAAAGGTAAGCCAGTTGTTTATTATGACGCATATTTTGGTGTGTCAAAAGCACATGACATCATTGACTTAATGGATGGTGACCAATTTGCAAATACTAAAAGAGAAGCTTACAGACAAGCTGACGGAACTATTCCTAATGATGACCTAATATTCACCGCAGTTGAACTTGAAAGTATTGCTTTGGGTCGTTCTACAGATTATTTAGACGACATGTTACAAACTGGAACCAAAATGAATCATCAAATTGGTTTTGCAGGTGGTAATGATCGTTCTCAATTCTACATGTCTTTAAATTATTATAAAGACAATGGAATCATTCCTAATCAAGATTATAACAGAAACGTTTTAAGAGTTAACCTTGACCACCAGGTAACTAAAAACATAAAAATTGGTTTGTCTAGTTTCATGAACTACTCTATCAGAAATGGAGAAAACTTCAATCCACTGGGAGGTGCTTACCGTGAAAACCCTTTAGGACAACCTTATAATGAAGACGGAACTTTAAACTTCTTGCCTACTGAAGATGGTCTTCGTTCAAATCCTTTTTCGGAATTAGTCGATGGAGCTGTTGTTAATCAAAGAAAAAGCAATAGAATTTTTGCTGGTATTTATGCAGAATGGGACATCTTGAAAAACTTGAAATATAGATTCAACTTCGGTCCAGATATCAGAAATGATAAATATGACAACTTTCTTGGAACCTTTACTAATGCGGTTCGCTTAGGGCCACCTAGAGCTTCTACCTTGAATACTGACGTATTTAACTATACGGTAGAGAATATTTTATCTTATGACAAAGAGCTTTTAGGTAATCATAAATTAAATATAACAGGTGTTCAATCCTTGCAGAGAGATCACACCGAATTTAACTCAGTTTCTGTAGAAGGTATTCCTTCTGAAACACAGCAGTATAATAGCGTAGGAACTGCTACCACAATTCTAGGTGTAGAGTCTGGCTTGTCAGAATGGACTATTCTTTCTTACATGGCTAGGGTAAATTATGGTATAAACGATAAATATTTACTAACAGCGTCTATGCGTGCTGATGGAGCTTCTCGTTTTGGTGCAAATACAAAATGGGGTTATTTCCCAGCAGTAGCTGTAGCATGGAATATGTCTGAAGAAAGCTTTATTAAAAACATACCAGCCATAGACCTTATGAAATTCAGAGTTTCCTATGGTTCTATTGGTAACCAAGGTATTGACCCTTATCAAACGCAGGGTTTACTAACACAAACGGCTTATAACTTTGGAAATAATGCTGCTTTTGGATACGCTCCTGGTACTATTGGAAATCCTGATTTGAAATGGGAAACTTCTACTACTGCAAACGTAGGTTTAGACTTTAGTCTTTTCAGTGGTAGAGTATACGGTTCGTTAGAATACTATAACACAAATACTTCAGATTTACTTTTATCTAGAAACTTACCAACATCTACGGGTTTCTCTTTAGTTACTACTAACGTCGGTAAAACTAGAAATTCAGGATTTGAAGGTACTATAAGCACTGTGAATGTTTCAAAAAGTAATAGCTTCAAATGGAGTACAGACTTTACATTCTTTACTAACAAAGAGGAAATTGTAGAACTGGCTAACGGAAAAGTAGATGATGTTGGAAATGGATGGTTCATTGGTCAGCCACTCTCTGTAATTTATGATTATGAGCAACAAGGAATCTGGCAGACTAACGAGGCTGACTTAGCAGCAAGCTATGGCGGAGTACCTGGTGAAGTGAGAATAGTAGACCAAAACAATGACGGAGCTATTAACTCAGACGACCGAGTTATTCAAGGCTCTGGTGTTCCTAAGTTTTCAGGTGGTATCACGAATAGACTTAAGTATAAAAACTGGGATTTCTCAGCCTTTGTATATGCTCGTTTAGGCCAAACTATCAGAAGTAGTTTTCATACTAGTTATAATACACTATTTGGAAGATACAATAACATTGATGTAGATTACTGGACACCTACAAACCCAGTCAACACGTTCCCTAAGCCAAATCAAAACCAAGAATCTCCTAAGTGGAATTCTTCTTTGAATATTTTTGACGGCTCATTTGTAAAAGTTAGAAACATTAACTTAGGATATAATTTTGCTGAAGCTGCCGCTAAAAAACTTGGTATGCAGTCTTTAAGACTTTATACAAGTATTCAGCAGCCATTTATCTTCTCATCATTTATTTCGAAATATTCAGGCTCTGACCCAGAAACTGATTTTGACGCAAGTCTTTCTGGTAATGTTACTCCTTCTACTTGGTCGGCAACATTCGGATTAAATGTTAAATTTTAAAAATTAAGCAACAATGAAAAATATAAAACAAACACTATTCAGAAAGATGAAGAGTTTAAGAGTGGTAGCGTTGCTTTTAGTTACGTTACTAACAGGACAATCCTGTGAGGATGTCTTAACAGAAAATGTTATTACAGACATCGGTAATGATTACATCAACTCCCCTGTTGGATTTGAGGATGCCGTTAGGGCCTCTTATTCCTACCTAAGAGCCTATTATGGCCAAGAAATGGGAATGACCATGATGCAAATGGGAACCGACACCTACACACATGGTGCAGATGGTAGCTATAAAAAATGGGATAGATATGAGTCTGACCTAGACGGTAGAGATAATTTTGTAAGAACCCTATGGGCTTCATATTACCAAGGTATTAACACTTGTAATGCCATAATAGAACGTGGGCCAAACATAGAAGGCATAAATGCTGCTACGCTTAAAACAAGAATAGCAGAAGCAAAAGCTTTAAGAGCTCACTTTTACTTTGTACTAGTTCAGCACTATGGTGGTTTAGATTTAAGATTAACAGAATCTATTGGTCCTATCACCGAAATAACTCGTTCCACAGAAGAAGCTGTTTATACTCAAATTTTAGCTGATTATGCAGCAGCATTACCTGACCTTCCAGCCACAAGTGGCGAATGGGGAAGATATACTCAGTTGGCTGTAGAATCTATGCTTGTAAAAGTACATATGGCTCGTGCTACTCGTTCTTTTGGTGGTGGAGCTGCTGATTTTGCTAAAGCAGAGCAATACGGAAAGAATGTTATCAATAATTATGATAGAGCCTTAGTTTCTGATTACTCGGAATTATTTGATTTAGGCAATGACGAAAACTCTGAAACTCTATTTTCTATTCAGTTTAGCTATGACCTATTAACTGCTGGTGGATATGGTAACAGATGGCACCTATACTACTTAATGGAGTATGATACGCAGCCGGGTATGAGTCGTGTGCTAGAAGTTGGTCGTCCTTGGAAACGTTTAAGACCAACAGACTATACGTACAATATAGCTTTTGCTAACAGAACAGATGATGCTCGTTATGATAAAAGCTTTAAGAAAGTGTATTATGCTACACGTGCAGGCACTTTCACCACCTCTTTAGATAAATCTAAAGATGAAATTACTGTTGCCGTAGGTGATACCGCTATTTACATGCCTGGTTTTGAAATGTCAGAATCGGAAAGAGCAAAAAGACCTTACCAAGTATATACGCCAAGTATGTATCAGGAAAAGCAATTCTCTACAATAAGTAAATTCTTAGACCCATTAAGAGCTAGTATTAATGAAACCGGCGGAGGTAGAGACTTTATGGTCACTCGTCTTGGTGACATCTATCTTAATGTAGCAGAATGTTTAATTCAGCAAGGTAAAAATGCTGAAGCTGTAAACTACATTAATCCAGTACGTAGAAGAGCTGCAGTAGCAGGTCACGAAGCTGACATGGAAATAACAGCAGACCAAGCTACAATGGACTTCATCATGGATGAAAGAGCTAGAGAGCTTTTAGGTGAAGGTCACAGATGGACTGACCTTAAGCGTTGGGGTAAATTAGTAGAAAGAGTAAAAGCTTATAACCCTAATGGAGGTGTTAATATTGAAGAAATGCATAATTTGAGACCAATACCACAAGAGCAAATTGACCTTGTGGATGGCGGTGATACTTCATTCCCTCAAAACCCTGGGTACTAATAATTATTTTAGTTTGTAATAAGATAAATAGGGCATCTCCTTCACGGGAGATGCCTTTATTTTTTGAGACGAATTACTTGAGGACTTTTATTGGATATTCTTTCAATAATTCCCCTAGCCTCTAAATCAAGCTTTACAGAAACAAAATACCAGCCTACCTTTCCTTCAAAACTTGGCTGTAATTCATTTTTAGCTTCTTCAAATAAGTGCGAAAATGCTATGTCTCCCCTTTCTTTGAGAGCCATTAAAATATAATTCTTAAGTGTATTATATTTCTCTACATCAATATTAACTCCGTTTTTCCCTTCAGGATGAAGCGTAAGTATCTTCTCTGATTTTGCCATAAGATAGGTACGTTTTACACTTACTTTATACCAAAAAGCAAGTGTAACAATTTAACTCTCTTTATTATAAATTCATAAAGAATCCAAGTCAAACCAAAAGTACCCAGCACTAAGACAAACATTTTTATAGCGTAATAAATGTTCAAGTCCACCAAATAGAAAGCTAAAAGCATCATTACAGTTTGATGCAAAATATAAAAAGGATACACCGCCTTATTTCTATAAGTTAAAAGCTCACTTGGCTTATTAAGGTACTTTGAAGCAAAACCAAAGATGGCCAATATCCACGCCCAACAGTTTATCTGTCTAGCTATAGGAATCCAGAAACTCGGGTCTAAATTATACC
This sequence is a window from Arcticibacterium luteifluviistationis. Protein-coding genes within it:
- a CDS encoding SusC/RagA family TonB-linked outer membrane protein; this encodes MKKIRLSSTAGSFKTRVWQFTLASSSVVLLFLLASLQSVAQVTGTVGGDDTPELPGVSVVVKGTTIGTTTDINGKYSIAAPSNSTLTFSFVGYLPQEVVVGNQSVINVTLNTDAAALEEVVVVGYGTVRKSQLTGAISTVKAKDITDLPIENTQQALQGRIAGVDVMQAGSKPGTEPRVVIRGRRSFGASNDPLYVLDGIPLATGTGDINPNDIASMEVLKDASATAIYGARGANGVVLITSKRGTKGKPVVYYDAYFGVSKAHDIIDLMDGDQFANTKREAYRQADGTIPNDDLIFTAVELESIALGRSTDYLDDMLQTGTKMNHQIGFAGGNDRSQFYMSLNYYKDNGIIPNQDYNRNVLRVNLDHQVTKNIKIGLSSFMNYSIRNGENFNPLGGAYRENPLGQPYNEDGTLNFLPTEDGLRSNPFSELVDGAVVNQRKSNRIFAGIYAEWDILKNLKYRFNFGPDIRNDKYDNFLGTFTNAVRLGPPRASTLNTDVFNYTVENILSYDKELLGNHKLNITGVQSLQRDHTEFNSVSVEGIPSETQQYNSVGTATTILGVESGLSEWTILSYMARVNYGINDKYLLTASMRADGASRFGANTKWGYFPAVAVAWNMSEESFIKNIPAIDLMKFRVSYGSIGNQGIDPYQTQGLLTQTAYNFGNNAAFGYAPGTIGNPDLKWETSTTANVGLDFSLFSGRVYGSLEYYNTNTSDLLLSRNLPTSTGFSLVTTNVGKTRNSGFEGTISTVNVSKSNSFKWSTDFTFFTNKEEIVELANGKVDDVGNGWFIGQPLSVIYDYEQQGIWQTNEADLAASYGGVPGEVRIVDQNNDGAINSDDRVIQGSGVPKFSGGITNRLKYKNWDFSAFVYARLGQTIRSSFHTSYNTLFGRYNNIDVDYWTPTNPVNTFPKPNQNQESPKWNSSLNIFDGSFVKVRNINLGYNFAEAAAKKLGMQSLRLYTSIQQPFIFSSFISKYSGSDPETDFDASLSGNVTPSTWSATFGLNVKF
- a CDS encoding DUF6958 family protein, which translates into the protein MAKSEKILTLHPEGKNGVNIDVEKYNTLKNYILMALKERGDIAFSHLFEEAKNELQPSFEGKVGWYFVSVKLDLEARGIIERISNKSPQVIRLKK
- a CDS encoding RagB/SusD family nutrient uptake outer membrane protein, producing MKLNNIIKPVKLLALAALLLPAQSCEDVLDEVVVSGIGNNYINTPKGFEDAVNAAYSTLRYWYGTQQGLTLTEYGTDIYATGADGGYKGFHFYDTQLNPSVNYLGNVWDELYRGINTCNAIVDRAPESTVAAATKTIRVAEAKFLRAHYYFILFQQYGGVDLRLSETLAPTKTTTRASDSEMYTAIISDLDAAIADLPATQSQYGRATKAAAEMALAKVYLAKAYSSSKSNDDFSKAATLSQSVINNYGFALLDDFASVFDENNQKNSEIVFSVQYTSDPLTNLTNNTGAVNGGNNLHLFFGMQYDVQSGMQRDIFYGRPFKRLRPTTYALETVFGERVNDSRYKKTFRDTWKSNKPGTYNSAFDDSKTTLKFASGDTTIFIPGYEMSKEERAKRPYQVLNPSQYSESLYPTLIKFFDTKRPDMTYESGSRDFFVFRLADAYLMLAEAQLGAGNIQDATEAINMVRKRAGWPGKKEAMVITSAEMNMTMLMEERARELAGEQTRWMDLKRWGNLVDRVKLYNPQAADNVAAIHLLRPIPQTQIDRSDVGVFKQNPGY
- a CDS encoding SusC/RagA family TonB-linked outer membrane protein, producing the protein MKKNGLTKSDSFFITKTLQSLLEKCGFVLLIFGVALQSVAQITGTVGGDDTPELPGVSVVVKGTTTGTTTDFNGKYSINAPANSTLTFSFVGYLAQEIVVGNQSVINVSLNTDAASLEEVIVVGYGTQKKSQTTGAISQVTAKQISEMPLTNVAQALQGRVAGVDVSQSGSKPGSTPKILIRGRRSFQANNDPLYVVDGIPLAGGYEDFNPNDVQSLEILKDATATAIYGARGANGVVLITTKRGAVKGKTTVSYDTYFGQSQALDKIEIFDGAEFAEYVREAYRSTGIYTDANGVVVPTGQSTLEADKKIAVLGGDPNVAAGIAAGRNTNYQDFILKNGFIQSHSIGIQGGTDKTQFYVSGSFFKDKGISEGLDYTRSSLRANVDHNINKSVKIGLSSYMMLSDRNGENLNPYSYTLNQNPLGAPYDDEGNIIFSPTNDALLTNPLAEIVPGAQIDNTKSYRVFNSLFTEVKIMDGLKYRLNFGPDIDISRSGRFIGSETNARKGGDPQASSSNRFSFNYTLENILSYTKSFGKHNFSATALHSIQKDRFEFYGTNVQGIPAESQEYFNFGNASSVTGVSSDLIEWTINSYMGRVNYDFNDKYLLTLTIRRDGSSRFGENTKYGNFPGVAVGWNIGNEAFGKEITWLDLLKLRAGWGKVGNQAVSPYQTQGLLSRTAYAWDNTAAFGYRPSTIGNPDLRWESSATANIGLDFSMWRGRLQGSLELYQSNTTALLLADQLPGSIGFSQVTKNVGETRNRGIELGFTTVNVNSNSGFKWTTDVQFTKNKEAIIELYNGKIDDIGNRWFIGQPLNSFYDYKKAGIWQLGQEEEAKSYGSAVGQIRVQDTNNDGVINADDRVIIGSDVPDFSAGLTNRFSYKNIDLSFFLFGRFGNTIVSGFHQSQNALAGRYQQIKVDYWTPLNPTNEFPQPKSTQEFPVYNTTLIYFDGSFVKLRNINVGYSLNESLANKLGMESLRLFSSIQQPAIWSEFRNKYNGVDPEATISSATTNPITAINNGVTPATKVFTFGLNAKF
- a CDS encoding RagB/SusD family nutrient uptake outer membrane protein; translation: MKNIKQTLFRKMKSLRVVALLLVTLLTGQSCEDVLTENVITDIGNDYINSPVGFEDAVRASYSYLRAYYGQEMGMTMMQMGTDTYTHGADGSYKKWDRYESDLDGRDNFVRTLWASYYQGINTCNAIIERGPNIEGINAATLKTRIAEAKALRAHFYFVLVQHYGGLDLRLTESIGPITEITRSTEEAVYTQILADYAAALPDLPATSGEWGRYTQLAVESMLVKVHMARATRSFGGGAADFAKAEQYGKNVINNYDRALVSDYSELFDLGNDENSETLFSIQFSYDLLTAGGYGNRWHLYYLMEYDTQPGMSRVLEVGRPWKRLRPTDYTYNIAFANRTDDARYDKSFKKVYYATRAGTFTTSLDKSKDEITVAVGDTAIYMPGFEMSESERAKRPYQVYTPSMYQEKQFSTISKFLDPLRASINETGGGRDFMVTRLGDIYLNVAECLIQQGKNAEAVNYINPVRRRAAVAGHEADMEITADQATMDFIMDERARELLGEGHRWTDLKRWGKLVERVKAYNPNGGVNIEEMHNLRPIPQEQIDLVDGGDTSFPQNPGY